In Choloepus didactylus isolate mChoDid1 chromosome X, mChoDid1.pri, whole genome shotgun sequence, a genomic segment contains:
- the BEX3 gene encoding protein BEX3 isoform X1, whose translation MANIYQENEEMEQAMQNGEEARPLGGGEAQQPAGNNRRGQARRLAPNFRWAIPNRQINDGMDGDGDDMEIFMEEMREIRRKLRELQLRNCLRILMGELSNHHDHHDEFCLMP comes from the coding sequence atGGCAAATATCTACCAGGAAAACGAAGAAATGGAGCAGGCCATGCAGAATGGAGAGGAAGCCCGCCCTTTAGGAGGGGGCGAAGCCCAGCAACCTGCAGGAAATAATAGACGCGGACAGGCTCGTCGACTTGCCCCTAATTTTCGATGGGCCATACCCAATAGGCAGATCAATGATGGGatggatggagatggagatgataTGGAAATTTTCATGGAGGAAATGAGAGAAATCAGGAGAAAACTTAGGGAGCTGCAGTTGAGGAATTGTCTGCGCATCCTTATGGGAGAGCTCTCTAATCACCATGACCATCATGATGAATTTTGCCTTATGCCTTGA
- the BEX3 gene encoding protein BEX3 isoform X2 yields MEQAMQNGEEARPLGGGEAQQPAGNNRRGQARRLAPNFRWAIPNRQINDGMDGDGDDMEIFMEEMREIRRKLRELQLRNCLRILMGELSNHHDHHDEFCLMP; encoded by the coding sequence ATGGAGCAGGCCATGCAGAATGGAGAGGAAGCCCGCCCTTTAGGAGGGGGCGAAGCCCAGCAACCTGCAGGAAATAATAGACGCGGACAGGCTCGTCGACTTGCCCCTAATTTTCGATGGGCCATACCCAATAGGCAGATCAATGATGGGatggatggagatggagatgataTGGAAATTTTCATGGAGGAAATGAGAGAAATCAGGAGAAAACTTAGGGAGCTGCAGTTGAGGAATTGTCTGCGCATCCTTATGGGAGAGCTCTCTAATCACCATGACCATCATGATGAATTTTGCCTTATGCCTTGA